The following are encoded together in the Thermomonas brevis genome:
- the mazG gene encoding nucleoside triphosphate pyrophosphohydrolase: protein MQDKTENIAQLLAIMAKLRDPDGGCPWDLEQDFATIAPYTIEEAYEVADAIDRGDMADLKDELGDLLLQVAFHARMAEEAGAFDFDDVAAAICDKMVRRHPHVFAAQGCANAAGGRMPGAAGDMHADDSGEVLRNWDAIKRAEREAKGEADASALAGISRGLPEWQRAVKLQHKAAKVGFDWPDPAPVLDKLREELDEVRAEFDAVAAAPGDAEARDRLEDEIGDVLFVCANLARHAKVDVGGALRRANRKFERRFRAMEALAEADGGLAGKPLDAQDRYWDLAKAAEKEGKR from the coding sequence ATGCAAGACAAGACGGAAAACATCGCGCAACTGCTCGCCATCATGGCGAAGCTGCGCGATCCGGACGGCGGCTGTCCCTGGGATCTCGAACAGGACTTCGCCACGATTGCGCCGTACACCATCGAGGAAGCCTACGAGGTCGCCGACGCCATCGACCGGGGCGACATGGCCGACCTGAAGGATGAGCTGGGCGACCTGCTGCTGCAGGTGGCGTTCCACGCGCGGATGGCGGAGGAGGCCGGCGCCTTCGATTTCGATGACGTGGCGGCTGCGATCTGCGACAAGATGGTGCGTCGGCATCCGCATGTATTTGCCGCACAGGGATGTGCCAATGCCGCGGGAGGCAGGATGCCGGGAGCGGCCGGCGACATGCATGCGGACGACAGCGGCGAAGTGCTGCGCAACTGGGACGCGATCAAGCGCGCCGAGCGCGAGGCGAAGGGCGAAGCCGACGCGTCGGCGCTGGCCGGCATTTCGCGCGGGCTGCCGGAATGGCAGCGCGCGGTGAAGCTGCAGCACAAGGCGGCCAAGGTCGGCTTCGACTGGCCAGATCCTGCGCCTGTGCTGGACAAGCTGCGCGAGGAACTCGACGAGGTGCGCGCCGAGTTCGACGCCGTCGCCGCCGCGCCGGGCGATGCCGAAGCGCGCGACCGGCTGGAGGACGAGATCGGCGACGTGCTGTTCGTCTGCGCCAATCTGGCGCGGCACGCCAAGGTCGACGTGGGCGGCGCGCTGCGCCGCGCCAACCGCAAGTTCGAGCGCCGCTTCCGCGCGATGGAAGCGCTGGCCGAGGCGGACGGCGGCCTTGCCGGGAAACCGCTGGACGCGCAGGATCGCTATTGGGACCTGGCCAAGGCGGCGGAGAAGGAAGGCAAGCGATGA
- a CDS encoding DUF962 domain-containing protein, protein MSEGFASFREFYPFYLGEHRNRTCRRLHFTGTSFAIGFIVLAIKSGNAWWLLAALLSGYAFAWIGHFFFEKNRPATFKHPLYSFAGDWVMYRDILIGRIPF, encoded by the coding sequence ATGAGCGAGGGTTTCGCCAGCTTCCGCGAGTTCTATCCGTTCTATCTGGGCGAACACCGCAACCGCACCTGCCGGCGGCTGCATTTCACCGGCACGAGCTTCGCCATCGGCTTCATCGTGCTGGCGATCAAGAGCGGCAATGCCTGGTGGCTGCTGGCGGCGCTGCTCTCGGGCTACGCCTTCGCCTGGATCGGCCACTTCTTCTTCGAGAAGAACCGCCCGGCCACCTTCAAGCATCCGCTCTATTCCTTCGCCGGCGACTGGGTGATGTACCGGGACATCCTGATCGGCCGCATTCCGTTCTAG
- a CDS encoding DMT family protein, whose protein sequence is MPYARLLSPLLLVFSNVFMTFAWYGHLKHKEVALPKVILISWGIAFFEYMLMVPANRIGSTVYSAPQLKGMQEVITLLVFAGFSAFYLGQPLKWNHWAGFALILVAAWLIFQE, encoded by the coding sequence ATGCCGTACGCCCGCTTGCTGTCGCCGCTTCTTCTGGTGTTCTCGAACGTGTTCATGACGTTCGCCTGGTACGGTCACCTCAAACACAAGGAGGTGGCGCTGCCCAAGGTCATCCTGATCAGCTGGGGGATCGCCTTCTTCGAATACATGTTGATGGTGCCGGCCAACCGCATCGGCAGCACCGTCTACAGCGCGCCGCAGCTCAAGGGCATGCAGGAGGTCATCACCCTGCTGGTGTTCGCCGGCTTCTCCGCCTTCTATCTCGGCCAGCCGCTGAAGTGGAACCATTGGGCGGGGTTCGCGCTGATCCTGGTGGCGGCGTGGCTGATCTTCCAGGAGTGA
- a CDS encoding response regulator transcription factor produces MREQEQAGLVLIVEDNRNISEMVGEYLESRGFEVDYAADGVDGYRLAAENAYDAIVLDLMLPRLDGIEVCRRLRAEARKSTPILMLTARDTLDDKLTGLSSGADDYLTKPFAIRELEARLHALIRRDRRQVGSEVLQVADLSLDPASLRATRAGCELQLSPIALRLLSILMRESPRVVSRQEIEREIWGDELPDSDTLRSHLYNLRKVMDKPFERPLLHTVQSAGYRIADLAA; encoded by the coding sequence ATGCGCGAACAGGAACAGGCGGGACTGGTACTCATCGTCGAGGACAACCGCAACATCTCCGAGATGGTGGGCGAATACCTGGAAAGCCGCGGGTTCGAAGTGGACTACGCGGCCGATGGCGTGGACGGCTACAGGCTGGCGGCGGAGAACGCCTACGACGCCATCGTGCTCGACCTGATGTTGCCGCGGCTGGACGGCATCGAGGTCTGCCGGCGGCTGCGCGCCGAGGCGCGCAAGTCCACGCCGATCCTGATGCTGACCGCGCGCGACACGCTGGACGACAAGCTGACCGGGCTGTCGTCGGGCGCCGACGACTACCTGACCAAGCCGTTCGCGATCCGCGAACTGGAAGCGCGCCTGCACGCGCTGATCCGCCGCGACCGCCGCCAGGTGGGTTCGGAGGTCTTGCAGGTCGCCGACCTGTCCCTGGATCCGGCCTCGCTGCGCGCCACCCGCGCCGGCTGCGAGCTGCAGCTGTCGCCGATCGCGCTGCGCCTGCTGTCGATCCTGATGCGCGAGTCGCCGCGGGTGGTCAGCCGGCAGGAGATCGAGCGCGAGATCTGGGGCGACGAGCTGCCGGATTCCGACACCCTGCGCAGCCACCTGTACAACCTGCGCAAGGTCATGGACAAGCCGTTCGAACGGCCGCTGCTGCACACCGTGCAAAGCGCCGGCTACCGGATCGCGGATCTGGCGGCGTAG
- a CDS encoding sensor histidine kinase yields the protein MPAVGPAADAESRERDFTRDASHELRTPLTVIRVASDLIAHDDGLSNASRRSLGRIQDAVAGMEAIIDALLLLARCEQTVMELEEVRVREVVEHELERVLPLLRYKGLELRLEIEAEPVLHAPPRVLQVMLGNLLGNAVRFTDAGEVRVCLQADRLCVEDTGIGMDAATLARAFEPFYRGEGEQVAGPGLGLSIAHRLGQRCGWPLRLESAPGRGTQATILFG from the coding sequence TTGCCAGCCGTCGGACCGGCTGCGGATGCTGAATCCCGCGAGCGCGATTTCACCCGCGACGCCAGCCATGAGCTGCGCACGCCGCTGACCGTGATCCGGGTCGCCAGCGACCTGATCGCCCATGACGACGGTCTGTCGAACGCCTCGCGTCGCTCGCTGGGGCGCATCCAGGACGCGGTGGCGGGCATGGAGGCGATCATCGACGCGCTGCTGCTGCTGGCGCGCTGCGAGCAGACGGTGATGGAGCTGGAAGAGGTGCGGGTGCGCGAGGTAGTGGAGCACGAGCTGGAGCGCGTGCTGCCGCTGCTGCGCTACAAGGGGCTGGAGCTGCGGCTGGAGATCGAGGCCGAGCCGGTGCTGCACGCGCCGCCGCGGGTGCTGCAGGTGATGCTGGGCAATCTGCTGGGCAACGCGGTGCGCTTCACCGACGCCGGCGAAGTGCGGGTCTGTCTGCAGGCGGACCGGCTGTGCGTGGAAGACACCGGCATCGGCATGGACGCGGCGACGCTGGCGCGCGCGTTCGAGCCGTTCTACCGCGGCGAGGGCGAGCAGGTGGCCGGGCCGGGGCTGGGCCTGTCCATCGCCCACAGGCTGGGCCAGCGCTGCGGCTGGCCGCTGCGGCTGGAGAGCGCGCCGGGGCGCGGGACGCAGGCGACCATCCTGTTCGGCTGA
- a CDS encoding efflux RND transporter periplasmic adaptor subunit, producing the protein MSQTRRPRSTFPLRKIGVAVAIVAVLAAGGYFWHKRGQADAAGGYRTETVQRGDIRVAISSTGTLSAITTVTVGSQISGQVTDVLVDFNSPVKKGDVLARIDPSTYQAQLEQGNAQIASARASLAQAQATLKNAELDYRRKADLGQQKLVAQGDVDQARAAFQQAQAQVNSAQAQIRQQTASLKNTEVNIDRAVIRSPVDGVVLTRSIEPGQTVAASFSAPELFTIAEDLSKMKIELAVDESDIGQVKVGQAVSFTADAFPDRQFKGTVEQVRLAATTTNNVVTYPVVVTVDNTDGTLLPGLTVNAEIEVSKREGVLKVGNAALRFKPADGSALADMKPEGAAQGGQNGGAGRGPGMGEDLQNLAATLGLSAEQKAAFDGALQEMQQRQAERAAQAQQSAQGQQQGGSRLFGGGPGMRMGGGQGRGDAGMMAQMRSRMRDRFNQQFSAFVATLDDAQRAKWNAGLDAQLNAKRVVAYKLANGRPQAVMVKVGVSDGSSTEVSGRDIKEGDLIISGERAATESK; encoded by the coding sequence ATGAGCCAGACACGCCGTCCCCGTAGCACCTTCCCCCTGCGCAAGATCGGCGTGGCCGTCGCCATCGTGGCCGTCCTCGCGGCCGGCGGCTATTTCTGGCACAAGCGCGGGCAGGCCGACGCGGCCGGCGGCTACCGCACCGAGACGGTGCAGCGCGGCGACATCCGCGTGGCCATCTCCTCCACCGGCACGCTCAGCGCCATCACCACCGTCACCGTGGGCAGCCAGATTTCCGGGCAGGTCACCGACGTGCTGGTCGATTTCAATTCGCCGGTGAAGAAGGGCGACGTGCTGGCGCGGATCGACCCCAGCACCTACCAGGCGCAGCTGGAGCAGGGCAACGCGCAGATCGCCTCGGCCCGCGCCTCGCTGGCGCAGGCGCAGGCGACGCTGAAGAACGCCGAACTGGACTACCGCCGCAAGGCCGACCTGGGCCAGCAGAAGCTGGTGGCGCAGGGCGACGTCGACCAGGCGCGCGCCGCGTTCCAGCAGGCGCAGGCGCAGGTGAACTCGGCGCAGGCGCAGATCCGCCAGCAGACCGCCTCGCTGAAGAACACCGAGGTGAACATCGACCGCGCGGTCATCCGCTCGCCGGTGGACGGCGTGGTGCTGACCCGCAGCATCGAGCCGGGCCAGACCGTGGCGGCCAGCTTCTCGGCGCCGGAGCTGTTCACCATCGCCGAAGACCTGTCGAAGATGAAGATCGAGCTGGCCGTCGACGAATCCGACATCGGCCAGGTCAAGGTCGGCCAGGCCGTGAGCTTCACCGCCGACGCCTTCCCCGACCGCCAGTTCAAGGGCACGGTGGAGCAGGTGCGGCTGGCCGCCACCACCACCAACAACGTGGTGACCTACCCGGTGGTGGTGACCGTGGACAACACCGACGGCACCCTGCTGCCGGGGCTGACCGTCAACGCGGAAATCGAGGTCAGCAAGCGCGAGGGCGTGCTCAAGGTGGGCAACGCGGCGCTGCGCTTCAAGCCGGCGGACGGCTCGGCGCTGGCCGACATGAAGCCGGAAGGCGCGGCGCAGGGCGGCCAGAATGGCGGCGCCGGCCGCGGTCCGGGCATGGGCGAGGACCTGCAGAACCTGGCGGCGACGCTGGGCCTGTCGGCGGAGCAGAAGGCCGCGTTCGACGGCGCGTTGCAGGAGATGCAGCAGCGCCAGGCCGAGCGCGCCGCGCAGGCGCAGCAGAGCGCGCAGGGCCAGCAGCAGGGCGGCAGCCGGCTGTTCGGCGGCGGCCCCGGCATGCGGATGGGCGGCGGCCAGGGCCGCGGCGACGCCGGCATGATGGCGCAGATGCGCTCGCGCATGCGCGACCGCTTCAACCAGCAGTTCTCGGCCTTCGTGGCGACCCTCGACGACGCCCAGCGCGCGAAGTGGAACGCCGGCCTGGACGCGCAGCTCAACGCAAAGCGCGTGGTGGCCTACAAGCTGGCGAACGGCAGGCCGCAGGCGGTGATGGTCAAGGTCGGCGTCAGCGACGGCAGCAGCACCGAGGTGTCCGGGCGCGACATCAAGGAAGGCGACCTGATCATTTCCGGCGAGCGCGCGGCCACGGAGAGCAAGTGA
- a CDS encoding ABC transporter ATP-binding protein, translating into MAAADAVPVILTRGLGKVYSPGTEAEVVALQGVDLRIERGEFVAIMGPSGSGKSTLMNLIGCLDTPTSGRYECDGVDVSTLDAEQLAALRRDKIGFVFQGFHLLPRMDATDNVAMPMGYAQIPPAERRRRALAALEAVGLGGRAGHFPNELSGGQQQRVAIARALVNHPPILLADEPTGALDSKTGEEILALFKRLRDDGHTVILITHDAHVAAHADRTYVMRDGELHAQTEAEAA; encoded by the coding sequence ATGGCCGCGGCGGACGCGGTGCCGGTCATCCTCACGCGGGGGCTGGGCAAGGTGTATTCGCCCGGCACCGAGGCGGAAGTGGTGGCGCTGCAGGGCGTGGACCTGCGCATCGAGCGCGGCGAGTTCGTCGCGATCATGGGGCCGTCGGGTTCGGGCAAGTCCACGCTGATGAACCTGATCGGCTGCCTGGACACGCCCACTTCCGGCCGCTACGAATGCGACGGCGTGGACGTGTCGACGCTGGACGCCGAGCAGCTGGCGGCGCTGCGCCGCGACAAGATCGGCTTCGTGTTCCAGGGCTTCCACCTGCTGCCGCGCATGGACGCCACCGACAATGTGGCGATGCCGATGGGCTACGCGCAGATCCCGCCGGCCGAGCGCCGCCGCCGCGCGCTGGCGGCGCTGGAGGCGGTGGGGCTGGGCGGGCGCGCCGGGCATTTCCCCAACGAGCTGTCCGGCGGTCAGCAGCAGCGCGTGGCGATCGCCCGCGCGCTGGTCAACCATCCGCCGATCCTGCTGGCCGACGAACCCACCGGCGCGCTGGACAGCAAGACCGGCGAGGAAATCCTCGCCCTGTTCAAGCGCCTGCGCGACGACGGCCACACCGTCATCCTGATCACCCACGACGCGCACGTCGCGGCGCACGCCGACCGCACCTACGTGATGCGCGATGGCGAGCTGCACGCGCAGACCGAAGCGGAGGCCGCATGA
- a CDS encoding ABC transporter permease, translated as MSFTDILRTAFFALRGNWMRSALTSLGVIIGIAAVIVMVSIGQGTQAEIDKMVSGLGSQRLDISSFGGMGPGGARIAQGSRWTLGEGDVEAIRNEVPEVQYAAGSLRGGTQVVYAENNASTQWQGVEPDWFAINDWQVAKGQGFDAGDYGGGAKPVILGETVRKALFGDDEDGIGQTVRLGRVPFTVVGVLASKGQGGFGQDQDDIVVVPLEAARRRLSSSQSMPPGAVQAIAVGVDDAKNLASAQAEIESLLRQRHKIEPGADDDFVVRNISQIVATRTATTNLMSKLLGAVAGICLIIGGIGIMNIMLVSVTERIREIGLRMAVGAGPSDVRRQFLAEAMLISLIGGVIGIAIGVVGALVVGKFGDLPVELNAKVVLLAATFSICTGLFFGYYPARKASLLDPIEALRSQ; from the coding sequence ATGAGCTTCACCGACATCCTGCGCACCGCGTTCTTCGCGCTGCGCGGCAACTGGATGCGCAGCGCGCTGACCTCGCTGGGCGTGATCATCGGCATCGCGGCGGTGATCGTGATGGTGTCGATCGGCCAGGGCACCCAGGCCGAGATCGACAAGATGGTCTCGGGCCTCGGCTCGCAGCGGCTGGACATCAGCAGCTTCGGCGGGATGGGGCCGGGCGGCGCGCGCATTGCGCAGGGCAGCCGCTGGACGCTGGGCGAAGGCGACGTGGAAGCGATCCGCAACGAAGTGCCGGAGGTGCAGTACGCCGCCGGTTCGCTGCGCGGCGGCACCCAGGTGGTGTACGCCGAGAACAACGCGTCCACCCAATGGCAGGGCGTGGAGCCGGACTGGTTCGCGATCAACGATTGGCAGGTGGCCAAGGGCCAGGGATTCGACGCCGGCGACTACGGCGGCGGCGCGAAACCCGTGATCCTGGGCGAAACCGTGCGCAAGGCGCTGTTCGGCGACGACGAGGACGGCATCGGCCAGACCGTGCGCTTGGGCCGCGTGCCGTTCACCGTGGTCGGCGTGCTGGCGTCCAAGGGGCAGGGCGGTTTCGGCCAGGACCAGGACGACATCGTGGTGGTGCCGCTGGAAGCCGCGCGCCGCCGCCTGTCCAGTTCGCAGAGCATGCCGCCGGGGGCGGTGCAGGCCATCGCGGTGGGCGTGGACGACGCGAAGAACCTCGCCAGCGCGCAGGCCGAGATCGAGAGCCTGCTGCGCCAGCGCCACAAGATCGAGCCGGGCGCGGACGACGACTTCGTGGTCCGCAACATCAGCCAGATCGTCGCCACCCGCACCGCCACCACCAATCTGATGTCCAAGCTGCTGGGCGCGGTGGCCGGCATCTGCCTGATCATCGGCGGCATCGGCATCATGAACATCATGCTGGTGTCGGTGACCGAGCGCATCCGCGAGATCGGCCTGCGGATGGCGGTGGGCGCGGGCCCGAGCGACGTGCGCCGGCAGTTCCTGGCCGAGGCGATGCTGATCTCGCTGATCGGCGGCGTGATCGGCATCGCGATCGGCGTGGTCGGCGCCTTGGTGGTCGGCAAGTTCGGCGACCTGCCGGTCGAGCTCAACGCCAAGGTGGTGCTGCTGGCGGCGACGTTCTCGATCTGCACCGGCCTGTTCTTCGGCTACTACCCGGCGCGCAAGGCCTCGCTGCTGGATCCGATCGAGGCGTTGCGCTCGCAGTAA
- a CDS encoding diacylglycerol kinase gives MADLYGHLPRGPAGVMRAAKWSLLGLRAAWLHESSFRLEVCMFVVLGPLGWHLGADGVERALLIGSCLLVMAMELMNSSMEAVIERYGAEHHELAGRAKDMGSAAVFVLMMNVVLVWALLLLPRWL, from the coding sequence ATGGCTGATCTGTACGGACACCTGCCGCGCGGCCCGGCCGGGGTGATGCGCGCGGCGAAGTGGTCGCTGCTCGGCCTGCGCGCGGCCTGGCTGCACGAATCCTCGTTCCGGCTCGAAGTCTGCATGTTCGTGGTGCTGGGCCCGCTGGGCTGGCACCTGGGCGCCGACGGCGTGGAGCGCGCGCTGTTGATCGGCAGCTGCCTGCTGGTCATGGCGATGGAGCTGATGAACTCCTCGATGGAGGCGGTGATCGAGCGCTACGGCGCCGAGCACCACGAACTGGCCGGACGGGCCAAGGACATGGGCTCGGCCGCCGTGTTCGTGCTGATGATGAACGTGGTGCTGGTGTGGGCGCTGCTGCTGTTGCCGCGCTGGCTTTGA
- a CDS encoding TerC family protein yields the protein MDLSFLASPDAWLTLLMLSGLEIVLGIDNLVFISIAVGRLPEQRRPVARKLGIAVACITRILLLVTLAHLARMSQDLFVLLGKGISIRDLVLILGGAFLLVKGVLEIRDLIGGGEDEDPRTTKASAVFGLVIAQIAVIDIVFSLDSVITAVGIAQHIPIMVFAILAAVAIMLLAANPLGAFIDANPTVKMLALAFILLVGAVLVLDGLDVHVPKPYIYFAMAFSVMVEWLNLLMRRKAAAHHVPGAGEW from the coding sequence ATGGACCTGAGTTTCCTCGCCTCGCCCGACGCCTGGCTGACCCTGCTGATGCTGAGCGGGCTGGAGATCGTGCTGGGCATCGACAACCTGGTGTTCATCTCGATCGCGGTCGGCCGCCTGCCCGAACAGCGCCGCCCGGTGGCGCGCAAGCTGGGCATCGCGGTGGCCTGCATCACCCGCATCCTGCTGCTGGTGACGCTGGCGCATCTGGCGCGGATGTCGCAGGACCTGTTCGTGCTGCTGGGCAAGGGCATCTCGATCCGCGACCTGGTGCTGATCCTGGGCGGCGCCTTCCTGCTGGTGAAGGGCGTGCTGGAAATCCGCGACCTGATCGGCGGCGGCGAGGACGAGGATCCGCGCACCACCAAGGCGTCGGCGGTGTTCGGGCTGGTGATCGCGCAGATCGCGGTGATCGACATCGTGTTCTCGCTGGATTCGGTGATCACCGCGGTGGGCATCGCCCAGCACATCCCGATCATGGTGTTCGCGATCCTGGCCGCGGTCGCCATCATGCTGCTGGCCGCCAATCCGCTGGGCGCCTTCATCGACGCCAACCCGACCGTGAAGATGCTGGCGCTGGCCTTCATTCTGCTGGTCGGCGCGGTGCTGGTGCTGGACGGGCTGGACGTGCACGTGCCCAAGCCCTACATCTATTTCGCGATGGCCTTCTCGGTGATGGTCGAGTGGCTGAATCTGCTGATGCGCCGCAAGGCCGCCGCGCACCACGTGCCGGGCGCCGGCGAGTGGTAA
- the lgt gene encoding prolipoprotein diacylglyceryl transferase, with protein MPILHQIDPIALSLGPLKIHWYGLMYLLGFAVAWWLGRRRVRAGRLPGVDENGFGDLMFYAMLGVVLGGRIGYVLFYDLPVFLGDPLMIFKVWEGGMSFHGGLLGVLAAVVWWSRRHRLHVFDTVDFVAPLVPAGLGFGRLGNYIGGELWGKPTQGTAFDGWGVVFPRALPEPFASMDAATLKAQFDAGLLDAFARHPSQLYQATLEGLVMFCALVWYSRRPRPRYAVSGLFALLYGSFRFLVEFVREPDAQLGYLAFGWLTMGQVLSTPLILLGLFWLWKSRSAPTLMPEPR; from the coding sequence ATGCCCATCCTGCACCAGATCGATCCGATCGCCCTGTCCCTCGGGCCGCTGAAGATCCACTGGTACGGCCTGATGTACCTGCTCGGCTTCGCGGTGGCGTGGTGGCTGGGCCGCCGCCGGGTGCGCGCGGGACGGCTGCCGGGCGTGGACGAGAACGGCTTCGGCGACCTGATGTTCTACGCCATGCTCGGCGTGGTGCTGGGCGGGCGCATCGGCTACGTGCTGTTCTACGACCTGCCGGTCTTCCTTGGCGATCCGCTGATGATCTTCAAGGTCTGGGAAGGCGGGATGAGCTTCCACGGCGGCCTGCTGGGCGTGCTGGCGGCGGTGGTGTGGTGGTCGCGGCGGCATCGCCTGCATGTCTTCGACACAGTCGATTTCGTCGCCCCGCTGGTGCCGGCCGGGCTGGGCTTCGGTCGCCTCGGCAACTACATCGGCGGCGAATTGTGGGGCAAGCCCACGCAGGGCACCGCGTTCGACGGCTGGGGCGTGGTGTTCCCGCGCGCGCTGCCGGAGCCGTTCGCGTCGATGGACGCGGCCACGCTGAAGGCGCAGTTCGACGCCGGCCTGCTGGACGCATTCGCGCGCCACCCTTCCCAGCTCTACCAGGCCACGCTGGAAGGGCTGGTGATGTTCTGCGCGCTGGTCTGGTATTCGCGCCGGCCGCGCCCGCGCTATGCCGTGTCCGGGCTGTTCGCGCTGCTGTACGGCAGCTTCCGCTTCCTGGTCGAGTTCGTGCGCGAGCCCGACGCGCAGCTGGGCTACCTCGCCTTCGGCTGGCTGACGATGGGACAGGTGCTGAGCACGCCGCTGATCCTGCTGGGCCTGTTCTGGCTGTGGAAGTCGCGCAGCGCGCCGACGCTGATGCCGGAGCCGCGCTGA
- a CDS encoding thymidylate synthase translates to MRQYLDLLGHVLEHGTEKADRTGTGTRSVFGWQMRFDLRAGFPLVTTKKLHLRSIVHELLWFLQGETNIAYLKDNKVSIWDEWADADGELGPVYGKQWRSWEGADGSTVDQIAWLIDEIKRNPDSRRLIVSAWNVADLPKMALMPCHSLFQFYVADGRLSCQLYQRSGDIFLGVPFNIASYALLTHMVAQVCELGVGDFVHTLGDAHLYSNHFEQAREQLARTLRALPALRLNPEVKDIFGFRFEDIAIEGYDPWPAIKAPVAV, encoded by the coding sequence ATGCGGCAGTACCTCGACCTGCTCGGCCATGTGCTGGAGCACGGCACGGAGAAGGCCGATCGCACCGGCACCGGCACCCGCAGCGTGTTCGGCTGGCAGATGCGCTTCGACCTGCGCGCAGGCTTCCCGCTGGTGACGACCAAGAAGCTGCACCTGCGCTCGATCGTCCACGAGCTGCTGTGGTTCCTGCAGGGCGAGACCAACATCGCCTACCTGAAGGACAACAAGGTCAGCATCTGGGACGAGTGGGCCGATGCCGACGGCGAGCTGGGGCCGGTGTACGGCAAGCAGTGGCGCAGCTGGGAAGGCGCGGACGGCAGCACGGTCGACCAGATCGCGTGGCTGATCGACGAGATCAAGCGCAACCCGGATTCGCGCCGGCTGATCGTGTCGGCGTGGAACGTGGCGGACCTGCCGAAGATGGCGCTGATGCCCTGCCACTCGCTGTTCCAGTTCTACGTGGCGGACGGTCGCCTGAGCTGCCAGCTCTACCAGCGCAGCGGCGACATCTTCCTCGGCGTGCCGTTCAACATCGCCAGCTACGCGTTGCTCACCCACATGGTGGCGCAGGTTTGCGAGCTGGGCGTGGGCGATTTCGTGCACACGCTGGGCGACGCGCACCTGTACTCCAACCATTTCGAGCAGGCGCGCGAACAGCTGGCGCGCACGCTGCGCGCGCTGCCGGCGCTGCGGCTGAATCCGGAGGTGAAGGACATCTTCGGCTTCCGCTTCGAGGACATCGCCATCGAAGGCTACGATCCGTGGCCGGCGATCAAGGCGCCGGTCGCCGTCTGA
- a CDS encoding dihydrofolate reductase, which produces MTQLSLIAALDRHNAIGKGNALPWHLPDDLKRFKALTLGKPVLMGRKTAESLGRALPKRRNLVLTRGGSVPFDGMQAVASLDEAIALAAGEAGELCVIGGGEIYALALPRATRLHLTHVDARIDGADAFFPRFDADDWRETARSAHPADAAHAFAFAFVDYERA; this is translated from the coding sequence ATGACGCAGCTTTCCCTCATCGCCGCGCTGGATCGCCACAATGCCATCGGCAAGGGCAACGCGCTGCCGTGGCACCTGCCGGACGACCTGAAGCGCTTCAAGGCGCTGACGCTGGGCAAGCCGGTGCTGATGGGCCGCAAGACGGCGGAATCGCTGGGCCGCGCGCTGCCGAAGCGGCGCAACCTGGTGCTGACGCGCGGCGGCAGCGTGCCGTTCGACGGCATGCAGGCGGTGGCGTCGCTGGACGAGGCCATCGCGCTTGCCGCCGGCGAGGCCGGCGAGCTGTGCGTGATCGGCGGCGGCGAGATTTATGCGCTGGCGTTGCCGCGCGCCACGCGGCTGCACCTCACCCATGTCGATGCGCGGATCGACGGCGCCGATGCGTTCTTCCCGCGCTTCGATGCGGACGATTGGCGGGAAACCGCACGCAGCGCGCATCCGGCGGATGCGGCGCATGCGTTCGCGTTCGCCTTCGTGGACTACGAGCGCGCCTGA